One genomic window of Cygnus olor isolate bCygOlo1 chromosome 3, bCygOlo1.pri.v2, whole genome shotgun sequence includes the following:
- the MORN2 gene encoding LOW QUALITY PROTEIN: MORN repeat-containing protein 2 (The sequence of the model RefSeq protein was modified relative to this genomic sequence to represent the inferred CDS: inserted 1 base in 1 codon), protein MEGAVVFKVSFMFPNKDKYEGECKKTPKGVLXRNGHGVHTSANGMTYIGTWKNNKMNGTGRLEHPSGAVYEGEFKDNMFHGAGTYTFPSGAKYIGPFNESKMEGEGDFIDENGVVWTGIFSGSAAVGLKQKLRM, encoded by the exons ATGGAGG gTGCTGTGGTTTTTAAAGTGTCCTTCATGTTCCCAAACAAAGACAAGTATG AAGGGGAGTGCAAAAAGACACCCAAGGGTGTGC CAAGGAACGGGCATGGAGTTCACACCAGCGCCAACGGAATGACGTACATAGGTACCTGGAAAAACAACAAG ATGAATGGTACCGGAAGGCTAGAACATCCTTCTGGGGCAGTTTATGAAGGCGAGTTCAAAGACAACATGTTTCATGGGGCAGGAACCTACACTTTTCCAAGTGGAGCAAAGTACATTGGACCATTCAATGAAAGCAA GATGGAAGGTGAAGGAGACTTTATAGATGAAAACGGAGTGGTGTGGACTGGCATTTTCAGTGGCTCAGCAGCAGTGGGACTGAAGCAGAAGCTGAGAATGTAG